One Scophthalmus maximus strain ysfricsl-2021 chromosome 1, ASM2237912v1, whole genome shotgun sequence genomic region harbors:
- the cpvl gene encoding probable serine carboxypeptidase CPVL, with the protein MRLLLRESVGVLFLWLCLDSAHSRGCSAFFCRKSHRVSGLRGADPGSPLFLTPYLEKGAIDEARKLSEVGDLPGANVKSHAGYLTVNKQYNSNLYFWFFPALMPSQEKAPVLLWLQGGPGGTSMFGLFVEHGPYVVYKNLTVGLRDYAWSARYSVLYIDNPVGTGFSFTDDDKGFAQNQDDVGRDLYSALTQFFQIFPEYQSNEFYATGESYAGKYVPAISYYIHKNNPTAKVKINFKGMAIGDGLCDPEMMLGGYGEFLYQTGMIDEQQKQYVVQQTDIGVELIQQQKWVEAFQLFDRLLNGDVDPYPSFFQNATGCTNYYNYMTCQEPEDQEYFSQFVTLPAVRRAIHVGNLTFHDGSEVEKHLLQDVMKSVKPWLGVLMDNYRVLIYSGQLDVIVAAPITERFLPTVNWTGAAEYKTAPRYHWKVQPSDTEVAGYVRQVREFYQVIIRGGGHILPYDQPARSFDMIDRFLSTRGWI; encoded by the exons ATGAG gctgctgctgagggAGAGTGTGGGTGTCCTGTTTCTGTGGCTCTGTCTGGACTCCGCGCACTCCCGGGGCTGCTCGGCATTCTTCTGCCGGAAATCTCACCGCGTCAGCGGCCTGCGCGGCGCGGACCCCGGCTcgcccctcttcctcaccccgTACCTGGAGAAGGGGGCCATCGATGAAG CCAGGAAACTGAGTGAGGTGGGAGATCTGCCCGGTGCCAACGTCAAAAGCCACGCTGGTTACCTCACCGTCAACAAGCAATACAACAGCAACCTCTACTTTTGGTTCTTCCCTGCTCTTATG CCAAGTCAAGAAAAAGCCCCTGTCCTGCTCTGGCTGCAAGGCGGACCCGGTGGCACCTCCATGTTCGGCCTTTTTGTGGAGCACGGACCATACGTGGTTTACAAGAACCTGACGG TTGGTTTGAGGGACTACGCCTGGTCGGCCAGATATTCAGTCCTGTACATTGACAATCCA gTTGGAACTGGTTTCAGCTTCACTGATGACGACAAAGGTTTTGCTCAGAATCAGGATGACGTCGGCAGAGATCTGTACag CGCTCTGACACAGTTCTTCCAGATCTTTCCAGAGTATCAGTCCAATGAGTTCTATGCAACTGGAGAG TCATATGCAGGGAAATACGTTCCTGCCATTTCTTACTACATCcataaaaacaaccccactgCCAAGGTGAAAATCAACTTTAAGGGGATGGCGATAGGTGACGGGCTCTGCGATCCAGAGATG ATGCTCGGTGGTTATGGTGAGTTCTTGTACCAAACGGGCATGATCGATGAACAACAGAAGCAGTATGTTGTCCAGCAGACTGACATTGGGGTGGAGCTCATCCAGCAGCAGAAGTGGGTGGAGGCCTTTCAG CTCTTCGATCGCTTGCTGAACGGGGACGTGGACCCATATCCCTCCTTCTTCCAAAATGCTACAGGCTGCACTAACTACTACAACTACATGACATGTCAG GAGCCCGAAGACCAGGAGTACTTCTCCCAGTTTGTGACGCTGCCAGCGGTGCGACGTGCCATCCACGTGGGGAACCTGACGTTCCACGACGGCTCGGAGGTGGAGAAACACCTGCTGCAGGACGTCATGAAGAGCGTCAAACCGTGGCTGGGGGTGCTGATGGACAACTACAGG GTCTTGATCTACAGCGGTCAGCTGGACGTCATTGTAGCTGCTCCGATAACCGAGAGGTTCCTGCCCACAGTTAACTGGACCGGGGCTGCCGAGTACAAAACAGCCCCGCGCTACCACTGGAAGGTCCAGCCCTCTGACACGGAGGTGGCAGGTTATGTAAGACAAGTGCGTGAGTTTTACCAG GTCATCATCCGAGGAGGGGGACACATTCTGCCTTACGACCAACCAGCGAGGTCCTTTGACATGATTGACAGATTCCTTTCGACACGGGGATGGATTTAA